A stretch of the Zonotrichia leucophrys gambelii isolate GWCS_2022_RI chromosome 22, RI_Zleu_2.0, whole genome shotgun sequence genome encodes the following:
- the NFU1 gene encoding NFU1 iron-sulfur cluster scaffold homolog, mitochondrial isoform X1, producing MAAARRLCAAAGLGGRFCHMLLKGHNLTTRQPFHQLLQKKPSLPSAAWHRAVRGMFIQTQDTPNPNSLKFIPGREVLGSRTMEFSTPAAAYCSPLARQLFRIEGVKSVFFGPDFITITKESEDLDWNLLKPDIYATIMDFFASGLPVVTDEAPRTDTAASEEDDEVVLMIKELLDTRIRPTVQEDGGDVIYKGFEDGIVQLKLQGSCTSCPSSIITLKSGIQNMLQFYIPEVEGVEQVVDDDDDVEKEANST from the exons atggcggcggcgcggcggctctgcgcggcggcggggctgggcgggCG GTTCTGTCACATGCTGTTAAAAGGTCATAATCTGACAACTCGCCAGCCTTTCCACCAACTCCTGCAGAAGAAACCATCTCTTCCATCTGCAGCATGGCATCGTGCAG TGAGAGGCATGTTTATTCAAACCCAGGACACACCAAATCCAAACAGCTTGAAGTTTATTCCAGGAAGGGAAGTGCTGGGGTCGAGGACTATGGAGTTTTCCACACCAGCTGCAGCTTATTGCTCACCTTTAGCAAG ACAGTTATTCCGGATTGAAGGAgtgaaaagtgttttctttggGCCAGACTTCATCACAATCACCaag GAGAGTGAAGACCTGGATTGGAACTTACTGAAACCAGATATTTATGCAACCATAATGGATTTCTTTGCCTCTGGCCTGCCTGTAGTTACTGATGAGGCACCCAGGACAGACACAG ctGCTTCAGAAGAAGATGATGAAGTTGTGCTGATGATTAAGGAGCTGCTGGATACAAGAATCAG GCCCACGGTGCAGGAGGATGGTGGGGATGTCATTTACAAGGGCTTTGAGGACGGCATTGTGCAGCTGAagctgcagggctcctgcaccagctgccccagctccatcaTCACCCTCAAGAGCGGGATACAGAACATGCTGCAGTTCTACATCCCTGAGGTGGAAGGCGTTGAGCAG GTTGTTGACGACGATGATGACGTGGAGAAAGAAGCAAATTCTACTTGA
- the NFU1 gene encoding NFU1 iron-sulfur cluster scaffold homolog, mitochondrial isoform X2: MLLKGHNLTTRQPFHQLLQKKPSLPSAAWHRAVRGMFIQTQDTPNPNSLKFIPGREVLGSRTMEFSTPAAAYCSPLARQLFRIEGVKSVFFGPDFITITKESEDLDWNLLKPDIYATIMDFFASGLPVVTDEAPRTDTAASEEDDEVVLMIKELLDTRIRPTVQEDGGDVIYKGFEDGIVQLKLQGSCTSCPSSIITLKSGIQNMLQFYIPEVEGVEQVVDDDDDVEKEANST; the protein is encoded by the exons ATGCTGTTAAAAGGTCATAATCTGACAACTCGCCAGCCTTTCCACCAACTCCTGCAGAAGAAACCATCTCTTCCATCTGCAGCATGGCATCGTGCAG TGAGAGGCATGTTTATTCAAACCCAGGACACACCAAATCCAAACAGCTTGAAGTTTATTCCAGGAAGGGAAGTGCTGGGGTCGAGGACTATGGAGTTTTCCACACCAGCTGCAGCTTATTGCTCACCTTTAGCAAG ACAGTTATTCCGGATTGAAGGAgtgaaaagtgttttctttggGCCAGACTTCATCACAATCACCaag GAGAGTGAAGACCTGGATTGGAACTTACTGAAACCAGATATTTATGCAACCATAATGGATTTCTTTGCCTCTGGCCTGCCTGTAGTTACTGATGAGGCACCCAGGACAGACACAG ctGCTTCAGAAGAAGATGATGAAGTTGTGCTGATGATTAAGGAGCTGCTGGATACAAGAATCAG GCCCACGGTGCAGGAGGATGGTGGGGATGTCATTTACAAGGGCTTTGAGGACGGCATTGTGCAGCTGAagctgcagggctcctgcaccagctgccccagctccatcaTCACCCTCAAGAGCGGGATACAGAACATGCTGCAGTTCTACATCCCTGAGGTGGAAGGCGTTGAGCAG GTTGTTGACGACGATGATGACGTGGAGAAAGAAGCAAATTCTACTTGA